A genomic window from Sulfurimonas paralvinellae includes:
- a CDS encoding (2Fe-2S)-binding protein, with protein MCNSLTVKDIAECIKKNNLTTLQEVLDNEEMPIGDKCEACHDEGYHNDGLNIPLVLAMVKNGRL; from the coding sequence GTGTGCAATTCACTGACTGTTAAAGATATAGCTGAATGTATTAAAAAAAACAATCTAACGACACTCCAGGAAGTTTTAGACAATGAAGAGATGCCGATCGGCGATAAATGCGAAGCCTGTCATGATGAAGGCTACCACAACGACGGGCTGAACATTCCTTTGGTGTTGGCCATGGTTAAGAACGGACGTCTCTAG
- a CDS encoding ABC transporter substrate-binding protein, which translates to MHKFLLLLLFCFSLFAHPVEEKKLDKVTLQLHWKYQFEFAGFIAAKEKGFYKEAGLDVTLKEYENGMNIIDDVCSAKADFGIYNSSTLVEYLKGKPIVLVNSFFKRAALVLITKPTIHSPKDLRGKKIMATSLEDFQLNFKPYFDAYNVHANEFKLVPETFRVKEFVEGKVDAMTAFISDQPYRLDKLGVNYNILDPSSENLFVLQEELFTSRREVREHSDRVDAFREASIKGWKYALEHKEELIKIIHKKYNKEMPLDALRYEANAIERLILPSAYEIGSIDRNFLRKQMQFFQKEYKDTKEKSLEGFIYESKKADLHLTQEEKKYIKEHQNIKLCINYDLYPIDRYKNGEYSGIIADVFKIISQETSLQFTIVPATSEENLMQNLKEKKCKLLSLVAVNNRTFTTIQPTKPFVATHFAIVSKLNKSFVNDREDLTGKVLLVQKDSFKSYLEHFYPNLTIKVIDNKNKMVQKVLFNEAYGIVTLDEQADYFIDKYGYGKLKINGFLARENPIKGGIGVQKDEPILYNIMQKALSVIPKSSIEHIVNTWKINRYKTKIDYSLLMKVLIGFIIIFFIMMYYQRKLKNFNKELERQVNEKTKELREINESLEATVEEKVEELIQKDEILTAQSKQAVMGEMLSMIAHQWRQPLNTITLQISNIQLKEMMGQEVSKEELLDILNEISNSVVYLSNTIDDFKTYFQPDKKTTQIHMNELLEKVVHFIEPRAKRDNITITLTGEKNIEVRVYVNELIQVLLNILNNSIDAYETMQASHKEIVIFVEVRDNRVLINITDHAGGIPKDNIKKIFEPYFSTKGKNGTGLGLYMSKMIIEKQFNGLIHIVSQNDETTFTIDIPRDVRS; encoded by the coding sequence ATGCATAAATTTCTCCTGCTTCTGCTTTTTTGTTTTTCTCTTTTTGCACACCCTGTAGAAGAGAAAAAACTTGACAAAGTAACACTGCAGCTGCATTGGAAGTACCAATTTGAGTTTGCCGGTTTCATTGCTGCAAAAGAGAAAGGCTTTTACAAAGAAGCAGGACTTGATGTCACGCTCAAAGAGTATGAAAACGGAATGAACATCATAGATGATGTCTGTTCAGCAAAAGCTGACTTTGGGATATACAACTCTTCAACACTTGTCGAGTATCTCAAAGGCAAACCCATTGTCCTTGTAAACTCTTTTTTCAAGCGTGCGGCTTTAGTTCTCATAACGAAACCGACAATTCATTCTCCAAAAGATCTTCGCGGCAAAAAGATCATGGCAACTTCTTTGGAAGATTTTCAACTCAATTTCAAACCCTATTTTGATGCCTATAATGTTCATGCAAATGAGTTCAAACTTGTACCTGAGACTTTTCGTGTAAAAGAGTTCGTCGAGGGAAAGGTTGATGCTATGACAGCATTCATCTCCGATCAGCCTTACCGGCTTGATAAACTGGGTGTGAATTATAATATACTCGACCCTTCTAGCGAAAACCTTTTTGTACTTCAAGAAGAGCTCTTTACCTCACGCAGAGAAGTCCGTGAACATTCTGATCGTGTTGATGCTTTTAGAGAAGCAAGTATCAAAGGGTGGAAGTATGCATTAGAGCATAAAGAAGAGCTCATAAAAATCATTCATAAGAAGTATAATAAAGAAATGCCTCTGGATGCCTTACGTTATGAAGCAAATGCGATCGAACGTCTTATACTTCCTTCAGCATACGAAATAGGCTCGATCGATAGAAACTTTTTAAGAAAACAGATGCAGTTCTTCCAAAAAGAGTACAAAGATACAAAAGAAAAAAGTTTAGAAGGTTTTATATATGAATCTAAAAAGGCAGATCTGCATCTGACGCAAGAAGAGAAAAAATATATAAAAGAGCATCAAAATATCAAGCTGTGTATCAATTATGATCTCTATCCCATCGATAGATACAAAAATGGAGAGTACAGCGGTATCATTGCCGATGTATTTAAAATTATATCTCAAGAGACATCACTGCAGTTTACTATTGTTCCAGCAACAAGTGAAGAGAATCTTATGCAAAACCTTAAAGAGAAAAAATGTAAGCTTCTCTCTCTTGTAGCTGTAAACAATAGAACATTTACGACGATACAGCCTACGAAGCCTTTTGTTGCAACTCATTTTGCAATTGTCAGCAAACTCAACAAATCTTTTGTCAATGATAGAGAGGATTTGACTGGAAAAGTACTTCTTGTGCAAAAAGATTCTTTTAAAAGTTATTTAGAGCATTTTTATCCAAATTTGACGATAAAAGTCATTGATAATAAAAATAAAATGGTTCAAAAAGTATTGTTCAATGAGGCTTATGGAATTGTGACTTTGGATGAACAGGCAGACTATTTCATTGACAAGTATGGCTATGGAAAGCTTAAGATCAATGGTTTCTTAGCGAGAGAGAATCCTATAAAAGGTGGTATAGGAGTTCAAAAAGATGAACCAATTCTCTACAATATTATGCAAAAGGCATTATCTGTAATTCCTAAAAGCTCAATTGAACATATTGTCAATACCTGGAAAATCAATAGGTATAAAACAAAAATAGATTATTCCCTGCTTATGAAAGTTCTTATAGGCTTTATCATTATCTTCTTTATTATGATGTATTATCAGAGAAAGTTGAAAAACTTCAACAAAGAGCTGGAACGTCAGGTCAATGAAAAGACGAAAGAACTGCGTGAGATAAATGAATCACTTGAAGCGACGGTAGAGGAGAAGGTAGAAGAACTCATCCAAAAAGATGAAATACTTACTGCACAATCCAAACAGGCGGTTATGGGTGAAATGCTCTCTATGATAGCACACCAATGGCGTCAGCCGCTCAATACCATCACACTGCAGATATCAAATATTCAGCTTAAAGAGATGATGGGGCAGGAAGTCTCAAAAGAGGAATTATTAGATATTTTAAATGAGATAAGTAATTCTGTTGTATACCTTTCAAATACCATCGATGATTTTAAAACATATTTTCAACCTGATAAAAAAACAACGCAGATACATATGAATGAGCTTCTTGAAAAAGTAGTGCATTTTATTGAGCCAAGAGCAAAAAGAGATAATATTACGATTACGCTCACGGGAGAGAAGAATATTGAAGTGAGAGTCTACGTAAATGAGCTCATTCAGGTGCTGCTCAATATTTTAAACAATTCTATAGATGCTTATGAAACTATGCAGGCGTCTCATAAAGAGATCGTGATTTTTGTTGAGGTGAGGGACAATAGGGTACTCATAAACATCACCGATCATGCCGGCGGCATACCTAAAGATAATATTAAAAAAATATTTGAGCCTTATTTCAGCACAAAAGGAAAAAATGGAACCGGTTTGGGGCTTTATATGTCTAAAATGATCATAGAAAAGCAGTTTAACGGTTTGATTCATATAGTTTCACAAAATGATGAAACTACATTTACCATAGATATTCCTAGAGACGTCCGTTCTTAA
- a CDS encoding response regulator transcription factor: MKILLLEDEYSLRISVEEFLTDIGYEVDGYMDGLEAYDAVYDKSYDILLLDVNVPSINGFEMLRKLREDGVSVPAIFLTSMTEMDDLKEGYKRGCCDYIRKPFDLEELELRIDQALASHLKNDGSVVELGCSLTYDLKKSKLTQNEEEIVLRKTEKELLEVLIKNKNSIVSTQMFQDEVWGEYVEPATIRVQLNNLKKKLPEDIIQNRRGLGYIIER, from the coding sequence ATGAAAATATTGCTTTTAGAAGATGAATATTCGCTTCGTATCAGTGTTGAAGAGTTCTTAACTGATATCGGTTACGAGGTTGACGGTTATATGGACGGACTTGAGGCTTATGATGCTGTTTATGACAAAAGTTATGATATCTTACTGCTTGATGTTAATGTCCCCTCTATAAACGGTTTTGAAATGCTCCGTAAACTAAGAGAAGATGGGGTAAGTGTTCCTGCTATTTTTTTGACATCGATGACGGAGATGGATGATCTTAAAGAGGGGTACAAAAGAGGTTGCTGTGACTATATAAGAAAACCGTTCGATCTTGAAGAGTTGGAGCTTAGAATAGATCAGGCACTTGCTTCACATTTGAAGAATGACGGCTCTGTTGTGGAACTCGGGTGCAGTCTGACGTATGATCTTAAAAAAAGCAAACTGACACAAAATGAAGAAGAGATAGTCCTTAGAAAAACGGAAAAAGAGTTGCTTGAAGTACTTATAAAGAACAAGAACTCTATCGTCTCGACTCAAATGTTTCAAGATGAAGTATGGGGAGAGTATGTTGAACCCGCGACAATAAGAGTCCAGCTCAATAATCTCAAAAAGAAACTCCCTGAAGATATCATACAAAACAGACGCGGGTTAGGGTATATCATTGAAAGATAA
- a CDS encoding sensor histidine kinase: MKDNQYSAKYALIYSTLVSVILLAPLFYYMVYMKNIHAIQNELLLKEKSLLIVKAMQEFDPNDAYFEYPRFKTFESGLYDEKFQPVFTLLHTPIKYFKNGYYLDGNEAYLVVKLPKERYFGASYLVLHNTIFYASVYEKVLLILFSIAILVFILSLFFLKTFAKPFQKMNKQLDNFIKDSMHEINTPLSIINVNIDLYNRKNEPNKYMQRMKAAAKVLSNIYNDMDYLIKHERLEHEKRDINISAFLKERIEYFSEVASMKNIKINADIETCGRVHMNDKQLQRLIDNNISNAIKYSYENSQIDVSLYMKDERCHLAFKDYGMGIEKVEKIFSRYYREDSSKGGFGIGLNIVKSIIKHENIELKIESNLKQGSLFLYIFPQNLQK, encoded by the coding sequence TTGAAAGATAACCAATACTCCGCAAAATATGCGTTGATATATTCAACGCTTGTCAGTGTGATCTTACTTGCACCGCTCTTTTACTATATGGTATATATGAAAAATATTCATGCCATTCAAAATGAGCTGCTTTTAAAGGAAAAATCTCTGCTCATTGTCAAAGCGATGCAGGAGTTTGACCCTAATGACGCATATTTTGAATATCCTCGATTTAAGACATTTGAATCAGGTCTGTACGATGAGAAATTTCAACCTGTATTTACACTTTTGCATACACCAATAAAATATTTTAAAAACGGATACTATCTTGACGGCAATGAGGCCTATTTGGTTGTGAAACTGCCAAAAGAGAGATATTTTGGAGCGAGTTACCTTGTGCTTCACAACACAATCTTCTATGCTTCTGTCTATGAAAAAGTACTTTTGATTCTCTTTAGTATTGCCATACTCGTTTTTATTTTGAGTCTCTTCTTTTTGAAAACCTTTGCAAAACCTTTTCAAAAGATGAACAAGCAGCTTGATAACTTCATAAAAGATTCCATGCACGAGATAAATACACCACTCTCCATTATAAATGTAAATATAGATCTCTACAATAGAAAAAATGAACCCAATAAATATATGCAGCGAATGAAGGCTGCGGCCAAAGTGCTCTCAAACATCTATAACGATATGGATTATCTTATTAAACATGAACGCCTTGAACATGAAAAAAGAGACATTAATATTTCAGCGTTTTTAAAAGAACGGATAGAGTATTTTTCAGAAGTGGCATCGATGAAAAACATCAAGATAAATGCTGATATTGAAACTTGCGGCAGGGTACATATGAATGACAAACAGCTGCAAAGGCTCATTGACAATAATATTTCCAATGCCATTAAGTACTCTTATGAAAACTCTCAGATCGATGTTTCTCTCTATATGAAAGATGAGAGATGCCATCTTGCCTTTAAAGATTACGGCATGGGTATTGAAAAGGTTGAGAAGATATTTAGCCGTTACTACAGGGAAGACAGTTCAAAAGGCGGTTTCGGAATAGGGCTCAATATTGTAAAATCCATCATAAAACATGAAAACATAGAACTCAAAATAGAGTCCAATCTCAAGCAGGGAAGCCTGTTTCTCTATATATTTCCACAAAATCTCCAAAAATAA
- the dsbD gene encoding protein-disulfide reductase DsbD: MKMIQRLFALLLLEVMTLHAADFLMPDQAFKPYAKVDKDFNIVAGVTIAPEIYLYKDKLSIDLVNAKGLSIKKIDEPASVDHMGDAVYMKSPEFLVRLKKDASVSGMQDVQLKISYQGCSEQGLCYEPMEKIFTLSVDTDKLAASSALPTLQKIAQKEPETAVETKQEKSETDVIADTIKSSSFLVILATFFLFGLMLSLTPCVFPMIPIISGVIISQGEGLTTKKAFGLSLVYVLAMAVAYTIAGVLAGLFGSNLQAALQTPWVVYSFAGIFVVLAFSMFGYYELKLPDALVSKVSQNSNRSGFVGVAIMGFLSALIVGPCVAAPLAGALVYIGQTGDALLGGAALFSMSLGMGLPLILVGVSAGKFMPKPGAWMTMVNEIFGVLMLGVAVWMLEKILPTDIIVFLYAMLGIGFAIYLGAFNSAGHIFRRSVATVLFIYSLALFISVLAGAPSMSKPLGFLKAGHIAASATAASSQSLTFTKVTSLDELNALLEKNKGKKILLDFAAEWCTACKELDEVTFSNQQVKDKLHDFVLIRADVTANGAKEKALSKKYGVFGPPAVLFFNKDGQLLKSKTIIGFVEPDEFLAQLKSL; the protein is encoded by the coding sequence ATGAAAATGATACAAAGACTCTTTGCACTGTTACTGCTTGAAGTGATGACATTACATGCAGCTGATTTTTTAATGCCGGATCAGGCATTTAAACCTTATGCAAAAGTAGATAAAGATTTCAATATTGTCGCAGGTGTGACGATTGCTCCGGAGATATATCTTTATAAAGATAAGCTTTCAATAGATCTTGTCAATGCCAAAGGTTTGTCAATCAAAAAGATAGATGAACCTGCAAGTGTAGATCATATGGGTGATGCCGTCTATATGAAATCTCCCGAGTTCCTTGTTAGATTAAAAAAAGATGCTTCTGTTTCCGGCATGCAGGATGTTCAGCTGAAAATCTCCTATCAGGGATGTTCCGAGCAGGGGCTTTGTTATGAACCGATGGAGAAGATTTTTACACTGAGTGTTGATACAGATAAGTTAGCGGCTTCATCTGCTTTGCCGACACTGCAAAAGATTGCACAAAAAGAGCCAGAAACAGCTGTAGAGACGAAACAGGAAAAATCAGAGACAGATGTTATCGCCGATACAATTAAGTCAAGCAGTTTTTTAGTGATCTTGGCAACGTTTTTTCTCTTTGGTCTGATGCTCTCTTTGACACCGTGTGTATTTCCTATGATACCTATCATTTCAGGGGTCATCATCTCACAAGGAGAAGGGTTAACAACAAAAAAAGCTTTTGGACTCTCTTTGGTCTATGTACTTGCTATGGCGGTCGCCTATACGATAGCCGGTGTTTTGGCAGGTCTGTTTGGTTCTAATTTGCAGGCTGCTCTGCAGACGCCTTGGGTTGTTTACTCTTTTGCCGGTATCTTTGTAGTACTTGCTTTTTCTATGTTTGGTTATTATGAACTCAAACTTCCTGATGCGCTTGTCTCTAAGGTCAGCCAAAACTCAAACCGCAGCGGTTTTGTGGGTGTCGCGATCATGGGATTTTTATCAGCACTCATCGTTGGTCCGTGTGTGGCTGCACCACTTGCCGGTGCTCTTGTTTACATCGGTCAAACGGGTGATGCACTGCTTGGTGGAGCGGCACTCTTTAGTATGAGTCTTGGTATGGGGCTGCCGCTTATCTTAGTTGGTGTGAGTGCTGGAAAATTTATGCCAAAACCGGGTGCTTGGATGACAATGGTCAACGAGATCTTCGGTGTGCTTATGCTGGGTGTGGCTGTCTGGATGCTTGAGAAAATTCTTCCAACGGACATCATCGTGTTCTTGTATGCGATGCTTGGCATCGGCTTTGCGATCTATCTTGGCGCATTCAACAGTGCAGGGCATATCTTTAGACGCAGTGTAGCAACGGTATTGTTTATCTACTCATTGGCTCTTTTTATCAGTGTTTTGGCAGGTGCTCCAAGTATGAGTAAACCGTTAGGCTTTTTAAAAGCAGGTCATATAGCTGCATCAGCAACTGCTGCATCGTCACAATCGCTCACCTTTACAAAGGTAACTTCACTTGATGAACTCAATGCACTCCTTGAGAAGAATAAGGGTAAAAAGATATTGCTTGATTTCGCTGCAGAGTGGTGCACTGCATGTAAAGAACTTGATGAAGTTACATTTTCAAATCAACAAGTGAAAGATAAACTGCATGATTTTGTACTCATTCGTGCTGATGTAACAGCCAATGGTGCAAAAGAGAAAGCACTTAGCAAAAAGTATGGTGTCTTCGGACCGCCTGCCGTTTTGTTCTTTAATAAAGATGGGCAGCTGTTAAAATCAAAAACAATCATAGGTTTTGTCGAACCGGATGAATTTTTGGCACAGCTTAAGAGTTTATAA
- a CDS encoding cache domain-containing protein, which translates to MFKKIAIVFSIIIVIILLSTYYYKNEVKEQKIYHIMDQMRLTLESQLRAHKMEDLRVALMLSKNQGLIDALENDDEDLGYKIISDVAKTIQQNTGSHIRAQVITKELNIFARSWDDVYAGMPLGDYRTDLKYFETHDTPRASLEVGRRLGIKATVPVYKNDQFIGYVESISFFKSITEFFSSIGVDLYVLLDVKNTDTAVLMMENLSIDKYILANRNYNYSHLQTLKNLDFKALKLSGVVHKDNKYIFYENMKDGNGKIIGGFVFVLPERYLNYFRNPEDDISFLINITRSSLYDIVKEDTDHENMYDKYSASSLVYLQDVIDKEDREVFFDEAYEKFDKYSKDELIQMMLNRKIVKKIDGKIK; encoded by the coding sequence TTGTTTAAAAAAATAGCTATTGTATTTTCCATCATCATCGTCATTATTCTCCTTTCTACCTACTATTATAAAAATGAGGTAAAAGAGCAGAAGATCTATCATATTATGGATCAGATGCGTTTGACACTTGAGAGTCAGCTCAGAGCACATAAGATGGAGGATCTACGTGTGGCTTTGATGCTCTCAAAGAATCAGGGGCTGATAGATGCGCTTGAAAATGATGATGAGGACCTTGGTTATAAGATCATTTCCGATGTCGCAAAAACGATTCAACAAAACACAGGGTCACATATTCGTGCACAGGTCATTACAAAAGAGCTCAATATCTTTGCAAGAAGCTGGGATGATGTGTATGCGGGAATGCCTTTAGGTGATTATAGAACGGATCTGAAGTACTTCGAGACGCATGATACACCGCGTGCTTCTTTGGAAGTTGGGCGAAGACTCGGCATTAAAGCGACGGTTCCTGTTTATAAGAATGATCAGTTCATAGGGTATGTGGAGTCTATCTCGTTTTTTAAATCCATAACAGAGTTCTTCAGTTCCATCGGTGTGGACTTATATGTTTTGCTGGATGTAAAAAATACCGACACTGCCGTTTTAATGATGGAAAATCTCAGTATAGACAAATATATTCTTGCCAATAGAAATTATAACTATTCCCATCTGCAGACACTGAAAAACCTAGACTTTAAAGCGTTGAAGCTCAGTGGTGTTGTGCATAAAGACAACAAGTACATTTTTTATGAAAACATGAAAGACGGAAATGGAAAAATAATCGGCGGATTTGTCTTTGTTCTTCCTGAACGCTATTTGAACTATTTTAGAAATCCCGAAGATGACATTTCATTCTTAATTAACATTACAAGAAGCTCCCTGTATGATATAGTCAAAGAAGATACAGATCATGAAAATATGTATGACAAATATTCGGCATCTTCTTTGGTATATCTCCAGGATGTTATCGACAAGGAAGACAGGGAGGTTTTTTTTGACGAGGCCTATGAAAAGTTTGACAAATATTCCAAAGATGAATTGATTCAAATGATGCTCAATCGAAAAATCGTAAAAAAAATAGATGGGAAGATAAAATGA
- a CDS encoding nucleoside 2-deoxyribosyltransferase, whose translation MKKIYIAGPDVFEPNSIEIGEKLVAMCRAYGFEGLYPLDNVVDFSQSKHKIAEDIFIANRAMIQDTDIVIANLNPFRGKEADSGTVWECGYAYGLGKEVYGYMADTKDYKELFTADEKQHINGNDYDTEGRLIEDFAYPLNLMIACSVKELVCGSFEDVLKKVAAKQ comes from the coding sequence ATGAAAAAAATATATATAGCCGGTCCGGATGTTTTTGAACCAAATTCAATTGAAATAGGGGAAAAACTGGTTGCTATGTGTAGAGCATACGGCTTTGAAGGGCTTTATCCTCTGGATAATGTCGTTGATTTTTCTCAATCGAAGCACAAGATAGCCGAAGATATTTTCATTGCAAACAGAGCTATGATCCAAGATACCGATATCGTCATCGCAAATCTCAATCCTTTTCGCGGTAAAGAGGCAGACAGCGGGACGGTATGGGAGTGCGGTTATGCCTATGGTCTTGGCAAAGAGGTTTATGGTTATATGGCGGATACAAAGGATTATAAAGAACTCTTCACTGCTGATGAGAAGCAGCATATCAATGGAAATGATTATGATACAGAGGGACGTTTAATAGAAGACTTTGCCTATCCGCTTAATCTGATGATAGCCTGTTCTGTCAAAGAGTTAGTATGTGGTTCTTTTGAAGATGTTCTCAAAAAAGTAGCGGCAAAACAGTAA
- a CDS encoding thioredoxin domain-containing protein, producing MPNRLAQEDSPYLRQHKDNPVDWWPWCDEAFIKAKKENKAIFISIGYSSCHWCHVMEETVFENQECAEILNESFISIKVDREERPDIDKYYQEVYMLLNQRPGGWPTSIFCTPENKPFYAGTYIPPESQQGSIEGMGFKELTQLIAKKVAQRDSKLLENADEIENFIKKPEHPKEATVLKEEFYKPFLTQAKNNYDTRNGGFSQKPKFPHASTLQALMTIDRIYKDKAAEVMVTHTLDEMKKGGMYDLVDGGFCRYSVDERWLIPHFEKMLYDNGLLCGIYTDAYLSYGNESYLQTAREIADFWYNYMSKDDLFYSASDADSEGAEGTYFVYSYDEVYTALEEAGYNDAQKMCLAMDITPHGNFEHGKSVVRFEKEVPEWFADVKIILQKLRSQREYPFIDKKVQTSWSAMLINALFKLGAVDNKYHDMAKRSLDALLRTMFKEDILYHTTLIHKEPKIEAFLEDYAFLSQALLSAYKYTQDELYLIQAHKLVNKALERFYDKGLWNFSDGEFSVKAETTDNTYTSSVSIMVDTLLTLATLLEDDKYAHFAFKTMEYNSYDLGRRPIYYPYMLTQSIRYLKGDRVIKSSRENLQQNLYELAQIRYPFTLYKADGSEEFMVCGKTSCFANTDDVKKLNELITNSF from the coding sequence ATGCCAAATAGATTAGCACAAGAAGATTCCCCTTACCTCAGACAGCACAAAGACAACCCTGTCGATTGGTGGCCTTGGTGTGATGAAGCTTTTATAAAAGCAAAAAAAGAGAATAAAGCCATTTTTATCAGTATCGGTTACTCCTCGTGCCACTGGTGTCATGTTATGGAAGAGACGGTCTTTGAAAACCAAGAGTGTGCCGAGATACTCAATGAAAGTTTTATCTCCATCAAAGTTGATCGTGAAGAACGTCCGGATATTGACAAATATTATCAGGAAGTCTATATGCTTTTAAACCAGCGTCCCGGAGGATGGCCGACAAGTATCTTTTGTACACCGGAGAACAAACCCTTTTATGCAGGAACGTACATTCCGCCTGAATCACAACAGGGAAGCATAGAAGGAATGGGCTTTAAAGAGCTCACGCAGCTCATTGCAAAAAAAGTGGCCCAGCGCGATTCGAAACTCTTAGAAAATGCCGATGAGATCGAGAACTTCATAAAAAAACCCGAACACCCAAAAGAAGCGACGGTACTCAAAGAGGAGTTTTATAAACCTTTTCTCACGCAGGCAAAAAATAACTACGACACGCGTAACGGCGGCTTCTCGCAAAAACCGAAATTCCCTCACGCAAGTACACTGCAGGCTCTCATGACCATTGACAGGATCTACAAAGACAAAGCTGCTGAAGTAATGGTTACACATACACTTGATGAGATGAAAAAAGGCGGCATGTACGATCTCGTCGACGGCGGATTTTGCCGATACAGTGTCGATGAACGCTGGCTTATTCCACACTTTGAAAAGATGCTCTATGACAATGGGCTGCTATGCGGCATCTATACAGACGCTTATCTGAGTTATGGCAATGAGAGTTATCTGCAGACTGCACGTGAGATAGCAGACTTTTGGTATAACTATATGAGTAAAGATGACCTCTTCTACTCTGCGAGTGATGCAGACAGCGAAGGTGCTGAGGGGACATACTTTGTCTACAGCTACGATGAAGTCTATACAGCATTAGAAGAAGCAGGATATAATGATGCACAGAAAATGTGTCTTGCGATGGATATAACACCGCATGGAAACTTTGAACATGGAAAGAGTGTCGTTCGTTTTGAAAAAGAAGTTCCGGAGTGGTTCGCGGATGTCAAAATCATCTTACAAAAACTTCGTTCACAGAGAGAATACCCTTTTATAGACAAAAAAGTGCAGACATCATGGTCGGCAATGCTGATAAATGCACTCTTTAAACTCGGTGCCGTCGATAACAAATACCACGATATGGCAAAAAGATCACTCGATGCCTTACTCCGTACTATGTTCAAAGAGGATATACTTTACCATACGACACTGATACATAAAGAGCCAAAGATAGAAGCCTTCTTAGAAGATTATGCTTTCTTATCACAGGCTCTGCTGAGCGCTTACAAATACACACAAGATGAACTTTATCTCATACAAGCGCATAAACTTGTAAACAAAGCACTAGAGAGATTTTACGACAAGGGACTTTGGAACTTTAGTGACGGAGAGTTCAGTGTTAAAGCCGAAACAACAGACAACACCTATACATCTTCGGTCTCTATAATGGTCGATACTTTGTTAACACTTGCAACACTGCTCGAAGATGACAAATATGCCCATTTCGCTTTTAAAACGATGGAGTACAACTCATACGATCTAGGCCGTCGTCCTATCTACTACCCATATATGCTCACTCAGTCTATTCGTTATCTTAAAGGAGACAGAGTCATTAAGAGTTCACGGGAGAATCTACAGCAAAATCTTTATGAACTCGCTCAGATACGCTATCCGTTCACACTTTACAAAGCTGACGGCAGCGAAGAGTTCATGGTCTGTGGAAAAACAAGCTGTTTTGCCAACACAGATGATGTAAAAAAGCTCAATGAACTCATTACAAACTCTTTTTAA
- the soxX gene encoding sulfur oxidation c-type cytochrome SoxX, whose protein sequence is MKRTVMMSLLVGASLFATDYSKVIEHPDASKMIEKDLLAPPKTYTMPAGCITNDPDAIARGKYIFNNLNGKKAKKNPPKGLSRKQMKPGKTYLPGQKIPAKQYGNCVACHNIEGAKGAGNIGPDLTGYKKNFIDSGARDYQFVYQKIADARIDNPDTHMTINLTTKLFTPREICDITSFIVAPK, encoded by the coding sequence ATGAAAAGAACAGTTATGATGTCATTGCTTGTAGGTGCTTCACTCTTTGCTACAGATTACAGCAAAGTGATAGAACACCCGGATGCAAGTAAAATGATAGAAAAAGATCTACTGGCCCCACCGAAAACGTATACAATGCCTGCAGGCTGTATCACGAATGATCCGGATGCAATAGCCAGAGGTAAGTACATTTTCAATAATCTAAATGGAAAAAAAGCGAAGAAAAACCCACCTAAAGGTCTTTCACGAAAACAGATGAAACCAGGTAAGACATATTTACCAGGTCAAAAGATTCCTGCGAAACAATACGGTAACTGTGTAGCTTGTCACAATATTGAAGGTGCGAAAGGTGCCGGAAATATCGGACCTGATCTAACTGGATATAAAAAGAACTTTATAGACAGCGGTGCAAGAGACTATCAGTTCGTTTATCAAAAAATCGCTGATGCGCGTATTGATAATCCGGATACTCACATGACTATCAATTTAACGACGAAGCTATTCACTCCAAGAGAGATATGCGACATCACGTCATTTATCGTAGCTCCAAAATAA